The genome window CTGCCCACCATCGCGGGCGCCGTACCGTCGCTGGACACCGCCATCATCGGCTGCGCCTTTCGTGAACGTTGCCCGGTGGCAGAACCGCGCTGCGCGCAGCCCTTTGCCGCCCGGGTGCAGGGCGAACACCGCTGCCTCTGTGTAAAACCGGGCGCCATGCGCTCAGGAGCCCCGGCATGAACGCTCAACCCGCCACCCCCGCCAGCATCAGCCTCAACTCCCTGTCATTCCAATACGGCCGCGCCAGCCTGTTCTCGCGCCGCCCCGCGCCGCGCATCCTGCACGACATCGACCTGCATGTGCCCGCCGGCCAGACGATCGGGCTAGTGGGCGAATCCGGTAGCGGAAAGTCCACCATCGCCAAGCTGATGCTGGGTCTGCTGGCACCGACCCAAGGCGAAGCGCTGCTGGACGGCCGCCCTTTGACCGCCATGCCGGCACGGGCCCGCGCCCGTCGCATTCAGATGGTGTTCCAAGACCCCTATTCGTCCTTGAACCCGCGCCGCACCATCAACGAGATATTGACGGCGCCGCTGCGCGTTCACGGCATCGGCGATGCCCAGTCGCGGGCCGCTTCCGTGCGCCGGATGATGGACGCCGTTGGATTGGTTCCCGCCTTTGCGGCGCGCTTTCCGCGTGAACTGTCGGGTGGACAGAGGCAGCGTGTGGCGATCGCTCGCGCCCTGATGCTGGAACCGCAGTTGTTGATCTGCGATGAGCCGACCTCCGCGCTGGACGTCTCGGTTCAAGCTCAGATCCTGAACCTGTTGATGGAACTGCAACGCGAACGCGGCTTGGGTTATCTGTTTATCAGCCACAACCTGGCCGTAGTGCAGCACATTGCGGACCAGATCGTGGTGCTGCAAGGCGGGCGCGTCGTCGAACGCGGCTCGGCCGATCAAGTGTATTTTTCGCCTACCCATCCGTACACGCGCCAGTTGATCGGCGCGACTCTGGCCGTACCGCAAGAGCAGGAGTTGGCCGCATGAATACGCCACACTGCCCCCACTACCTGCTGGTCGGCAACGACGAGAAAGTCACTTGGGACGATGGCCAGATCCGCTTTCTGGCCCCGGGCCGCGACACACTCAGTATTTTTGATGCCGGCGCGAATCCGGCCGCGCCCGTGCTGGTGGCCACACTGCCGCTGGCCAACTCTCTGTTCGGCCCGCCCGTCAATCTGGCCGTCACCCCGGACCAGCGCCTGGCGCTGATCGCGGACTCCATGGCGTGGCCGGAGCGAGCGGACGGTGCAGGCTGGCAACCCGCGCCGGGGCGTGATGTGACCGTGATTGATCTGGCCGCAACACCGCCTGCCGTGCTGCAAACGCTGCAAGTGGGTTTGCAGCCGTCCGGCCTGTCCATCAGCCGCGCGGGCACCATGGCGCTCGTTGCCAACAAGGCAGGACGGTCAGTGTCGGTGTTGAAGATTGCTGACGGCCGGGTTGAGGTGTGCGGCGAGGTAGATGTAGGCACGCCCGTTGTCGCCGTGTCGTTTTCCACGGACGGCCGCCGCGCCTTTGTCGTCAAGACCGACACGCACCGGCTGGGCGTGCTGCATATCGATGAAACCGGCGCGTCGCCACGCGTCACGCACAACCCTGCTGAAGACCTGACCACGGGTCTGGTGCCTTTCAATCTGGTGGTGTCGCCAGATGGCTCACTCGCGCTGGTGGTGGACATGGGCAGCCCAACGGCATCCGATGGCCATGCCGATTCCATCAGCGTGGTCGATCTGACCAGCACACCGCCGCGTGTGATCGACCGCGTGATGGTCGAAGACGGCCCCGAAGGCATCGCCATCAGCCCCGATGGCCGGTATGCCGCCGTGGCCATTGTTCAAGGCTCAAACAACCCGTCTACGGAATGGTTCCATCACCCGCGCGGCCAGATCGTGCTGCTACGCATCGATGGGCAGCGGGTGACCCGCGCCGGGGCGATCGACGTCGGCGCGCTGCCCGAAGGCGTGGCCTTCAGCCCAGACAGCCGCTTTCTATACGTGGGCAATTTTCTTGACGCGCAAATGCAAGTCCTGGCCGTGGGAGACAACGGCCTGTCCGACACCGGGACACGTATTGCCCTGCCCGGCCACCCCGCATCCATGCGGGGGCAATCCTACTGAGCGGGGCCGCACCTCGCCGCTGTTCCACCTGACCTGATCCATCCATCCCTATCTGCTTCTGGAGTTCTTGATGACTTACGCACCCCGAAACATCCGCGTCCTGCTGGGCGGCGCCCTGATGGCCATGGCCGGTCTGGCCCCGTTGTCCGCCCATGCCGTGGACATCAAGCTGGGCCATGTGCTGGCTCCCAGCCACAGCTGGAACAAGGCTGCCGAAGGTTTTGCCGCTGAGGTCAAGGAAAAGACCGCTGGCCGCGTCAACTTTGTGCTGTTCCCCAGCGGCCAATTGGGCAATGAAAAGACCATGCTGGAAGGTCTGCAAATCGGCAGCCAGGGCGCCGCCATTATCGGCTCGGGTTCCTTGCAGCCGATCGAACCCAAGTTTGGCATCGTCGAACTGCCCTACACCTGGTCAACATCGCAGCAAGCCTACAAGGCCTATGACGGCGAATTGGGTGAAGCGCTGGCCAAGCTGGCAGACAAGAAAAACCTGACCATTATTTCGTGGTGGGAAAACGGCTTTCGTCACGTCACGAATAACCGTGGCGCCGTTGCCAAACCGGCAGACCTGAATGGCCTGAAAACCCGCGTCACGCCAGACAAGATGCGTCTGGACACCTTCACGGCGCTGGGCGCGAATCCCGCGCCGCTGGCCTTCGGCGAACTCTATTCGGCCTTGCAGCAAAAGGTGTTCGACGCGCAAGAGAACCCGCTGTCCATCATCTATACCTCGTCGTTTTTTGAAGTCCAGAAATACCTGTCCTTGACCGGCCACGTCTGGGGTCCGGCCAATCTGATCATCTCCAAGCCCGTCTGGAACCGCATTTCGGCTGACGACAAGAAGGTCGTGCAGGCGGCGGCTGACAAGTGGCGCGACGCCCAGCGCAAGATGATCACAGACGGCGATCAGCAATTCGTGGCCCAGTTGAAGGAAAAGGGCATGCAGGTCAACGACGTCGACAAGACCGCCTTCGCCGCCGCTGTCCAGCCCGTCTGGAAGACGTATTCGGTCACCTACGGCCCCGAACTGATGGCATTGGTTCAGAAGTACCGCGAGGCCCAGTAATGCTTAATCGACTGTCCGCCATTCTGTCGGGCATCAGCAAGGCCTTTGCCGCCCTGGCGGTGGCCTTGCTGGCGATCCTGATCACTTATGTGGTGTTCGCCCGCTTCGTCACCCACACCACGCCCCACTGGGCTGAAGAACTGCCGCGGCTGGTGCTGGTCTGGTCCGCCTTTATCGGCGGCGTCGTGTGCAGCTACGACCGCTCGCACCTGATGGCCGGCCTGCTGCCCTTTCTGGTCCGCAATCAACGCGTGCTGAACGCGTTTGAGCGCATCAACCAAGTGCTGATCATTGTGGGACTGGTTGCGCTGGGCTACGCCGGCTGGCAGTTGGCGGACCTGACCATGGACCAGACGCTGCCCGCGCTGGACGTATCGGCAGGCACGGTTTACCTGGCCCTGCCTTTTGCCTGCGCGGTCACCGTGGTGGTGCATCTGGCGCAGTTGTTCTCTCCCGCCCCTGCCGCCACGGCAACCGAATAGGATTAACAAGATGTCTTCGGGTGCTCTCTTTTTGATGGGTGTGTTTACGATCACCGTATTGATCGACATGCCCATTGCGTTCGGGCTGGTGCTGTCTTGCCTGGCCTATCTGGCGGTTTACGATTCGGCGCCCATGATGGTTGCCGCGCAGCAGTATGTGGTGGGACTGGACAGTTTTACCCTGTTGGCGATTCCGCTGTTTATTCTGGCCGCTCATCTGATGAACGGCGCGGGCCTGACGCAGCGCATTGTGCGCTTGTGCGCCGCCATTGTCGGCGACATCAAAGGCGGGCTGGCCGTGGTTGCGGTGCTGGCCTGCCTGATGTTCGGCGCATTGTCAGGGTCTGGGGTGGCCGACGTGGTGGCCATCGGCAGTCTGTTGCTGCCCGCCATGGCGCGCAGCGGCTACGACAAGGGATTTTCCTGCGCTCTGGTTGGTAGCGCGGGCGCCACCTCCACCATTATTCCGCCCAGCATTGTGCTGATCGTGTACGGCACGATCACCGATACCTCGGTGGGCAAGCTGTTTGTCGCGGGCATCATTCCGGGCCTTCTGCTGGGCTTGTCGCTGATCGGCGTGGCCATCTGGCAGTCGCGCAAACACAACTGGGCGGGCGGCCAGCCGTTTTCCTGGGGTGAGTTGCGCGCCGCCGCCATCGACGCCTTGCCCGCGCTGATGGTGCCCGTGCTGATCATCGGCGGCATCCGCTTCGGCATTTTCACCGCCACCGAAGCCGCGTCCAGCGCCATTCTGTACGCCTTGCTGATCGGCTTTTTCTGGTACCGCTCGTTGAGCCTGAAGTCCCTTTGGGACAACCTGAAATCCACGGGCGAAAGTAGCGCATCCATTTTGCTGATCATCGGCGCGTCGGGACTGTTTGCCTGGGTGCTGGTGGCCGAACAAGTGCCGCAGGCGTTATCGACCCTGCTGGTCGAATGGACCGACAGCAAGACCGCCGTGCTGCTGGTGCTGACCGTGGTGCTGCTGTTGCTGGGCACCTTCATGGAAGCGATTCCGGTCATCATCATCGTGGCGCCCGTTGTGATGCCTGTGCTGGCACACTACAACATCGACCCGGTGCACTTCGGCATCCTGCTGTCCATCAACATGGCAATCGGCGCCAACACGCCGCCAGTGGGGGTGGATCTGATGGCGGCGTGCAAGATCGGCGGCATCAACATGATGCAGACCTTGCGTCCGCTGTCGTGGATGATGCTGGCGATGACCGCGGTCATGCTGTTGCTGACCTTTGTTCCTGAACTGGTCCTGTTCCTGCCGAGGCACGTGCAATGACACAAGCGAACTATCAAGCCGTCCAACGGCCCCGTCCTGCCAACCTGCGCCGCAGCTGGATGTTTGTGCCGGGTCTGGATGCCGCCGCGCAAGCGGCGGGTCTGGCCAGCGGCGCCGACGCCCTGGTTGCCGACCTGGAAGAGTTCACGGCGCCGTCCGACCGGCCCTTGGCGCGCCCGCGCATCGCTGCGCTGTTCGACAGATGCCGCGCCCATGGCGTCGTAGCGGCGGTACGTATCAACAAGCTGGAAGACGATGGCCTGGCGGATCTGCAAGGCGTCATGCCTGGCAGGCCAGACGTGGTGTTCCTGCCCCACGCGGAAAGCGCGGCGCAGATCATCGCGCTGGATCTTGCCATTACCGCGCTGGAAAACACATTGGGCCTGCCAGCGGGCAGCACCGGTATCGTCCCTACGCTGGAATCCGCCTTGGGACTGGTCCGCGCCTATGACATCCTGACCGCCAGCCCGCGCGTGTCGGCCTGCCTGCTGGCGGCCGAAGACTTGACCGCCAGCCTGGGCGCCGAGCGCGGCAAGGACGGCATCGAGCTGCACGCCGTGCGCGCCCGGTTCCTGGTGGATTGCACGGCTGCAGGTTGCGTGCCGATCGACTGCCCCTTCAACTACCGCGATCTGCCTGCGCTTGAAACCGATTTGCGCTGGGCGCGCCGTCTGGGCCTGAAATCCAAATGCGCGACGATGGCGGAACAGGTGCCGCTGATCCACGCGGCATTCACGCCGTCTGCCGCCGACGTCAGCGCCGCCCGCGACTGCGTGTCCCGTTTCGAGGCCCAGCGCGCTGGCCGCCACGATGCCGAGCGCATTGATCCCCCCACTTACAACACTGCGCGCCGCCTCTTGGCGCGCCATGACCAATTCGAACGATGGGCCGCCGAGCGCCGCGCGCAGGCCGTCCCGCAACCAGGAGACTCCGCATGACGACAGCCGCAATTCCAGAACGCAATG of Achromobacter seleniivolatilans contains these proteins:
- a CDS encoding ATP-binding cassette domain-containing protein; protein product: MNAQPATPASISLNSLSFQYGRASLFSRRPAPRILHDIDLHVPAGQTIGLVGESGSGKSTIAKLMLGLLAPTQGEALLDGRPLTAMPARARARRIQMVFQDPYSSLNPRRTINEILTAPLRVHGIGDAQSRAASVRRMMDAVGLVPAFAARFPRELSGGQRQRVAIARALMLEPQLLICDEPTSALDVSVQAQILNLLMELQRERGLGYLFISHNLAVVQHIADQIVVLQGGRVVERGSADQVYFSPTHPYTRQLIGATLAVPQEQELAA
- a CDS encoding lactonase family protein codes for the protein MNTPHCPHYLLVGNDEKVTWDDGQIRFLAPGRDTLSIFDAGANPAAPVLVATLPLANSLFGPPVNLAVTPDQRLALIADSMAWPERADGAGWQPAPGRDVTVIDLAATPPAVLQTLQVGLQPSGLSISRAGTMALVANKAGRSVSVLKIADGRVEVCGEVDVGTPVVAVSFSTDGRRAFVVKTDTHRLGVLHIDETGASPRVTHNPAEDLTTGLVPFNLVVSPDGSLALVVDMGSPTASDGHADSISVVDLTSTPPRVIDRVMVEDGPEGIAISPDGRYAAVAIVQGSNNPSTEWFHHPRGQIVLLRIDGQRVTRAGAIDVGALPEGVAFSPDSRFLYVGNFLDAQMQVLAVGDNGLSDTGTRIALPGHPASMRGQSY
- a CDS encoding TRAP transporter substrate-binding protein is translated as MTYAPRNIRVLLGGALMAMAGLAPLSAHAVDIKLGHVLAPSHSWNKAAEGFAAEVKEKTAGRVNFVLFPSGQLGNEKTMLEGLQIGSQGAAIIGSGSLQPIEPKFGIVELPYTWSTSQQAYKAYDGELGEALAKLADKKNLTIISWWENGFRHVTNNRGAVAKPADLNGLKTRVTPDKMRLDTFTALGANPAPLAFGELYSALQQKVFDAQENPLSIIYTSSFFEVQKYLSLTGHVWGPANLIISKPVWNRISADDKKVVQAAADKWRDAQRKMITDGDQQFVAQLKEKGMQVNDVDKTAFAAAVQPVWKTYSVTYGPELMALVQKYREAQ
- a CDS encoding TRAP transporter small permease, giving the protein MLNRLSAILSGISKAFAALAVALLAILITYVVFARFVTHTTPHWAEELPRLVLVWSAFIGGVVCSYDRSHLMAGLLPFLVRNQRVLNAFERINQVLIIVGLVALGYAGWQLADLTMDQTLPALDVSAGTVYLALPFACAVTVVVHLAQLFSPAPAATATE
- a CDS encoding TRAP transporter large permease encodes the protein MSSGALFLMGVFTITVLIDMPIAFGLVLSCLAYLAVYDSAPMMVAAQQYVVGLDSFTLLAIPLFILAAHLMNGAGLTQRIVRLCAAIVGDIKGGLAVVAVLACLMFGALSGSGVADVVAIGSLLLPAMARSGYDKGFSCALVGSAGATSTIIPPSIVLIVYGTITDTSVGKLFVAGIIPGLLLGLSLIGVAIWQSRKHNWAGGQPFSWGELRAAAIDALPALMVPVLIIGGIRFGIFTATEAASSAILYALLIGFFWYRSLSLKSLWDNLKSTGESSASILLIIGASGLFAWVLVAEQVPQALSTLLVEWTDSKTAVLLVLTVVLLLLGTFMEAIPVIIIVAPVVMPVLAHYNIDPVHFGILLSINMAIGANTPPVGVDLMAACKIGGINMMQTLRPLSWMMLAMTAVMLLLTFVPELVLFLPRHVQ
- a CDS encoding HpcH/HpaI aldolase/citrate lyase family protein; amino-acid sequence: MFVPGLDAAAQAAGLASGADALVADLEEFTAPSDRPLARPRIAALFDRCRAHGVVAAVRINKLEDDGLADLQGVMPGRPDVVFLPHAESAAQIIALDLAITALENTLGLPAGSTGIVPTLESALGLVRAYDILTASPRVSACLLAAEDLTASLGAERGKDGIELHAVRARFLVDCTAAGCVPIDCPFNYRDLPALETDLRWARRLGLKSKCATMAEQVPLIHAAFTPSAADVSAARDCVSRFEAQRAGRHDAERIDPPTYNTARRLLARHDQFERWAAERRAQAVPQPGDSA